One genomic window of Desulfobotulus pelophilus includes the following:
- a CDS encoding class I SAM-dependent methyltransferase, producing MPYDCEKKLQESFPWQRSAYHTDYNHVLALYKVKSCMENVSGKMLLDIACGDGLLTEMFAPNFQIIVGVDASSRHLAEARKRVPSGEFYESLIEDFEDDRKFDAVFMLDLLEHVQDPQAVLKKAAGFLKPNGRLIVHVPNCDAVNRKIAVLMGTLTSCGELSPFDVNVAGHRRSYNLASLEQEIATAGLKTVKMGGIFYKMLSTPQMDWLLKNGLWEAGHGWGRTGLETAKDWKSEFCRACYEYGLEHPEDCNIIYACIGKHY from the coding sequence ATGCCGTATGATTGTGAAAAAAAACTACAGGAATCATTCCCATGGCAACGGTCAGCATACCATACGGATTATAATCATGTGCTTGCTTTATACAAAGTAAAGTCCTGCATGGAAAATGTCTCGGGTAAAATGCTTCTTGATATAGCCTGTGGTGACGGACTGTTAACTGAGATGTTTGCGCCTAATTTTCAAATAATTGTAGGCGTCGATGCTTCATCGAGGCACCTTGCAGAAGCCAGAAAAAGAGTGCCATCGGGTGAGTTTTATGAGTCCCTGATTGAAGACTTTGAAGATGACCGTAAGTTTGATGCTGTGTTCATGCTAGACTTGCTGGAGCATGTTCAGGACCCCCAAGCTGTATTGAAAAAAGCTGCTGGGTTTTTGAAACCCAATGGTCGTCTAATTGTACATGTACCAAATTGTGATGCAGTAAACCGCAAAATAGCCGTGCTGATGGGTACACTTACCAGTTGTGGTGAGTTATCACCTTTTGACGTGAATGTGGCAGGTCATCGAAGGTCTTATAATTTGGCCTCTCTTGAGCAGGAAATAGCTACTGCAGGCCTTAAAACAGTAAAAATGGGTGGAATTTTTTACAAGATGCTATCCACACCACAAATGGACTGGTTGCTTAAAAATGGTTTGTGGGAAGCTGGGCATGGGTGGGGCCGTACCGGTTTAGAAACGGCTAAGGACTGGAAATCAGAGTTTTGCAGGGCTTGCTATGAATATGGACTGGAGCATCCTGAAGACTGTAACATTATTTATGCTTGCATTGGCAAGCATTATTGA